From Rhodopseudomonas palustris, a single genomic window includes:
- a CDS encoding AzlC family ABC transporter permease gives MPPPLDSPQWQTPLRAFLRGLIAAGTTVLTLVLFATFIGIGALAHDSQFSLGWVLLSTVLVWAGPAQIILISSLGSGATPVQAAIAVTVSAIRLFPMVVSVLPMLKTPTTKLRQLVLPAHFVAVTMWVECFRLLPQVPRERRIAFANGLGTGLIAVCLIANVIGFLLAANLPRSFGAAILLLTPLAFLLSTARNCRELADVVALVLGLALFPLVALLHTGVDVLISGVSAGTIAYGVHRLRRRRRA, from the coding sequence GTGCCGCCGCCACTCGATTCTCCGCAATGGCAGACACCGCTGCGCGCGTTCCTGCGCGGCCTGATTGCCGCCGGCACCACGGTGCTGACGCTGGTGCTGTTCGCCACCTTCATCGGGATCGGCGCGCTCGCGCACGACAGCCAATTCAGCCTCGGCTGGGTGCTGCTCAGCACCGTGCTGGTGTGGGCCGGTCCGGCGCAGATCATCCTGATCTCCTCGCTCGGCTCGGGGGCGACACCGGTGCAGGCGGCGATTGCGGTGACGGTGAGCGCGATCCGGCTGTTTCCGATGGTGGTGTCGGTGCTGCCGATGCTGAAGACGCCGACAACCAAGTTGCGCCAGCTCGTGCTGCCGGCGCATTTCGTCGCGGTGACGATGTGGGTGGAATGTTTCCGTCTGCTGCCGCAGGTGCCGCGCGAGCGGCGGATTGCCTTCGCCAACGGGCTCGGCACCGGACTGATCGCGGTGTGCCTGATCGCCAATGTGATCGGTTTTCTGCTGGCGGCCAACCTGCCACGATCGTTCGGCGCCGCGATCCTGCTGCTGACGCCGCTGGCGTTTCTGTTGTCGACCGCGCGCAACTGCCGCGAACTCGCCGATGTCGTCGCGCTGGTACTCGGGCTCGCGCTGTTTCCGCTGGTGGCGCTGCTGCACACCGGCGTCGACGTGCTGATCAGCGGCGTCTCTGCCGGCACCATCGCCTACGGCGTCCACCGGCTGCGGCGGCGGAGGCGGGCATGA
- a CDS encoding AzlD domain-containing protein, which produces MSDFIGDWQALLVLVLAGVLPNEVWRMLGLWLGGGIDEGSELLIWVRAVATAILAGVIAQILFVPPGALASVSPLLRYGSVAAGFAVFLVARRSIFAGVVAGEVVLLLGQLWWR; this is translated from the coding sequence ATGAGCGATTTCATCGGCGATTGGCAGGCGCTGCTGGTGCTGGTGCTGGCCGGCGTGCTGCCGAACGAAGTCTGGCGGATGCTCGGACTGTGGCTCGGCGGCGGCATCGACGAAGGCTCCGAACTGCTGATCTGGGTCCGGGCGGTCGCCACCGCGATCCTCGCCGGCGTGATCGCCCAGATCCTGTTCGTGCCGCCTGGTGCGCTCGCCAGCGTGTCGCCACTGTTGCGCTACGGATCGGTTGCGGCCGGCTTCGCGGTGTTTCTGGTGGCGCGTCGCTCGATCTTCGCCGGCGTGGTGGCAGGCGAGGTGGTGCTGCTGCTTGGCCAACTTTGGTGGCGGTGA
- a CDS encoding calcium/sodium antiporter: MIALVSFVSGLVALVVGAELLVRGASKLALSFGISPLVVGLTVVAFGTGSPELAVAIQAAMANQADITVGNVVGSNIFNVLFILGLSALITPLIINRQLIRQEVPIMVGTSLLVAALAWDGTMSRLDGLILVCLLAVYTGFLIVQSRRQEAGSDAPEPATEDSGPGWDSKLPVQIALIVVGLVMLVFGATWLVDAAITFARLFGVSEMVIGLTIVAAGTSLPEVATSIMAAVRGQRDIAVGNVVGSNIFNLLGVLGVSAAVLPGGLSIAPAMMAFDIPVMIAVAIACLPIFFTGNLIARWEGALFLALYVGYTVYLVMAAQQHDALSTYSLVLGTIVLPLCALTVAVIAWREWHAGRQTR; this comes from the coding sequence ATGATCGCGCTGGTCAGTTTTGTGTCGGGACTGGTCGCCCTCGTCGTCGGCGCTGAACTCCTGGTTCGCGGCGCCTCGAAACTGGCGCTGTCGTTCGGGATCTCGCCGCTGGTGGTCGGGCTGACCGTGGTGGCGTTCGGCACGGGATCGCCGGAACTGGCGGTCGCGATTCAAGCGGCGATGGCCAACCAGGCCGATATTACCGTCGGCAACGTGGTCGGCAGCAACATCTTCAATGTGCTGTTCATTCTCGGCCTGTCGGCGCTGATCACGCCGCTGATCATCAATCGGCAGTTGATCCGCCAGGAAGTCCCGATCATGGTCGGGACGTCCCTGCTGGTCGCCGCGCTGGCCTGGGACGGCACGATGTCCCGCCTCGACGGATTGATCCTGGTCTGCCTGCTGGCGGTCTATACGGGCTTTCTGATCGTGCAGAGCCGGCGCCAGGAGGCCGGCTCTGATGCTCCCGAGCCGGCGACGGAGGACTCGGGGCCAGGTTGGGATTCGAAGCTGCCGGTGCAGATCGCGCTGATCGTCGTCGGTTTAGTCATGCTGGTCTTCGGCGCGACCTGGCTGGTCGATGCGGCGATCACGTTCGCAAGGCTGTTCGGCGTCAGCGAGATGGTGATCGGCCTGACCATCGTCGCGGCCGGCACCTCGCTGCCGGAGGTCGCGACCTCGATCATGGCGGCGGTCCGCGGCCAGCGCGACATTGCCGTCGGCAATGTGGTCGGCAGCAATATCTTCAATCTACTCGGCGTGCTCGGCGTGTCCGCCGCCGTGCTGCCGGGCGGGCTCTCGATCGCGCCGGCGATGATGGCGTTCGATATCCCGGTGATGATCGCGGTGGCGATCGCCTGCCTGCCGATCTTCTTCACCGGCAACCTGATCGCCCGGTGGGAAGGCGCGCTGTTTCTGGCGCTGTATGTCGGCTATACCGTCTATCTGGTGATGGCCGCTCAGCAGCACGATGCGTTGTCGACCTACAGCCTCGTGCTCGGGACCATCGTTCTTCCACTCTGCGCGCTGACCGTCGCAGTCATCGCCTGGCGCGAGTGGCACGCCGGACGGCAAACGCGTTGA
- a CDS encoding SAM-dependent methyltransferase, which produces MTDRGEIREGEVVVEAPPPTDAGLIFIGRIRTPWTSRGETPRQGTPDGPVCRLEIFEPWTQALQGLDKFAQAQVVYWLHLSRRDLVIQRGHGIDGPRGTFALRSPLRPNPIGISSVAVVGIEGATVLVRGLDCLDGTPLIDLKPDRCVHSMTK; this is translated from the coding sequence ATGACCGACAGGGGCGAGATCCGTGAAGGCGAGGTTGTGGTCGAGGCGCCGCCGCCGACCGATGCCGGCCTGATCTTCATCGGCCGCATCCGCACGCCCTGGACCTCGCGCGGCGAGACGCCGCGGCAGGGTACTCCCGACGGGCCGGTGTGCCGGCTGGAGATCTTCGAGCCGTGGACCCAGGCGCTGCAGGGACTCGACAAGTTTGCTCAGGCGCAGGTGGTGTACTGGCTGCATCTGTCGCGCCGCGATCTGGTGATCCAGCGCGGTCACGGCATCGACGGCCCGCGCGGCACGTTCGCGCTGCGCTCGCCGCTGCGGCCGAATCCGATCGGAATTTCCTCGGTGGCCGTGGTCGGGATCGAGGGTGCGACCGTGCTGGTGCGCGGCCTCGACTGCCTCGACGGCACGCCGCTGATCGACCTGAAGCCCGACCGCTGCGTGCATTCGATGACGAAGTAA
- a CDS encoding glycine reductase, translated as MAETDPLAGFAADDDVPIQYMARTRAYYQAIGYDVPYRWAHHTGSPFAPLARPLARSRVALITTAAPYDPAKGDQGPGAAYNGGAKFYQVYDGDTSRDHDLRISHIAYDRTHTTATDSGTWFPLPQLRRLANEGRLVLAPRFFGAPTNRSHRVTIETDAPEILARCKADGVDAAVLVPNCPVCHQTVSLVARHLEAAGISTVVIGCAKDIVEHAAVPRFLFSDFPLGNSAGKPHDETSQAFTLDLALRLLESAPAAQTTVQSPLRWSDDHRWKRDYNNVANLSAEDLARRRADFDAEKQRARGLRDGVA; from the coding sequence ATGGCCGAAACCGATCCACTTGCCGGCTTTGCGGCAGACGACGACGTACCGATCCAGTATATGGCGCGCACCCGCGCTTATTATCAGGCGATCGGCTACGACGTGCCGTATCGCTGGGCGCACCACACCGGTTCGCCGTTCGCCCCGTTGGCAAGACCATTGGCACGATCCCGTGTCGCGCTGATCACCACCGCTGCGCCTTACGATCCCGCCAAGGGCGATCAGGGCCCCGGCGCGGCCTATAACGGCGGCGCAAAATTCTATCAGGTCTATGACGGCGACACCTCGCGCGATCACGACCTGCGCATCTCCCACATCGCCTACGACCGCACCCACACCACCGCCACCGACAGCGGCACCTGGTTTCCGCTGCCGCAGCTTCGCCGGCTGGCGAACGAAGGCCGGCTGGTCCTGGCACCGCGCTTCTTCGGCGCGCCGACCAATCGCAGCCATCGCGTCACCATCGAGACCGACGCGCCGGAGATCCTGGCGCGCTGCAAGGCCGATGGTGTCGACGCCGCTGTGCTGGTGCCGAACTGCCCGGTCTGCCATCAGACCGTATCGCTGGTGGCGCGCCATCTCGAAGCCGCCGGTATCTCCACCGTGGTGATCGGCTGCGCCAAGGATATCGTCGAGCACGCCGCAGTGCCGCGATTTCTGTTCAGCGATTTTCCGCTCGGCAACTCCGCCGGCAAGCCGCACGACGAAACGTCGCAGGCCTTCACCCTCGATCTCGCGCTGCGACTGCTGGAATCCGCGCCGGCGGCCCAAACCACGGTGCAGTCGCCGCTGCGCTGGAGCGATGATCACCGCTGGAAGCGCGACTACAACAACGTCGCCAATCTCAGCGCCGAGGACCTGGCGCGGCGGCGTGCCGATTTCGACGCCGAGAAACAACGTGCTCGCGGACTGCGCGACGGCGTTGCCTGA
- a CDS encoding lytic transglycosylase domain-containing protein: MTGRRWSDHVAVVCGIALLGLAAARAEETPAVQPDRSAPAASAPAETGAATETKMPARADEAKPAGQPQDKADKPTDPGTRESICLMIESATKAHDLPLEFFARVIWQESRFQPDAVGPVTRSGKRAQGIAQFMPGTASERRLLDPFDPVQALPKSAEFLKELRDQFGNLGLAAAAYNAGPRRVQEWLAGTGGMPLQTRDYVFAITGSSVEDWAKAGRAAKLPETKTDADCRTLMALLTRAPNPFVAELEQRVKLGADRPWGVQLAAGFNRSRALASYARAMTRLSGVIGERDPTLLSAVFRSRGTRPFYQVRIGADTRAEADDLCRQIRRAGQACLVLRNRGRPG, encoded by the coding sequence ATGACCGGGAGGCGATGGAGCGACCATGTCGCAGTCGTCTGCGGCATCGCTCTGCTCGGGCTGGCAGCGGCGCGTGCCGAGGAGACGCCGGCGGTCCAGCCGGATCGATCCGCTCCGGCTGCATCCGCGCCCGCCGAGACCGGAGCTGCGACAGAGACGAAGATGCCCGCTCGCGCCGACGAAGCGAAGCCTGCCGGGCAGCCGCAGGACAAAGCGGACAAGCCGACCGATCCCGGCACCCGCGAGTCGATCTGCCTGATGATCGAGTCCGCCACCAAGGCGCACGACTTGCCGCTGGAGTTTTTCGCCCGGGTGATCTGGCAGGAGAGCCGGTTTCAGCCCGATGCCGTCGGACCCGTGACGCGGAGCGGCAAGCGCGCGCAAGGCATCGCGCAGTTCATGCCCGGCACCGCCAGCGAACGCCGGCTGCTCGATCCGTTCGATCCGGTGCAGGCGCTGCCGAAGTCGGCCGAATTCCTCAAGGAGCTCCGCGATCAGTTCGGCAATCTCGGCCTCGCTGCGGCCGCCTACAACGCCGGCCCGCGGCGGGTGCAGGAGTGGCTCGCCGGCACCGGCGGCATGCCGTTGCAGACGAGGGACTACGTGTTTGCGATCACCGGCAGTTCGGTCGAGGACTGGGCAAAGGCGGGACGGGCGGCGAAGCTGCCGGAGACCAAAACGGACGCCGACTGCCGCACCCTGATGGCGCTTCTGACACGGGCGCCGAATCCGTTCGTTGCCGAGCTCGAACAGCGCGTGAAGCTCGGCGCCGATCGGCCGTGGGGCGTGCAGCTTGCCGCCGGCTTCAATCGCAGCCGCGCGCTGGCGAGCTATGCGCGGGCGATGACGCGGCTGAGCGGTGTGATCGGTGAGCGCGACCCGACGTTGTTGAGCGCGGTGTTCCGCAGCCGCGGCACCCGGCCGTTCTATCAGGTGCGGATCGGCGCCGACACGCGCGCCGAGGCCGACGATCTGTGCAGGCAGATCCGGAGAGCGGGGCAGGCCTGTCTGGTGCTGCGCAATCGCGGCAGGCCCGGATAG